The segment CAGACATGGGAGATCCTTCCATTCATTTAAAAAAATTCGTCTTAAATGAGGGAAAGTTCGTCTAAAACATCTGACCGGTCAAGACCCGAGCACAGACCGGTGGCATGTGCTAGGGCGCGATTTCGATCACGCCTGCTTCCGTTACGATCAAATCAAGCGGTTGATCTGTCGCTTCCAACGGCAGGTCATCCACTTCCTGCCCCTCAAAAGCAAACCCGATGGCGAGGGTTGGCCGTTTCGCCCGCAACATTTCAAGCGTGCGGTCGTAAAAACCGCCCCCATAGCCCAGCCGTCCGCCATTCCGGTTGAACGCCAGCAGCGGCACGATCAATATCTCGGGTTCGAAAAACGTTTGTGTTTCAGGTATTTGCGCCCCGAATACGCCATTGATCATCACCGTATCGGGCGTCCATTCGGCAAACCTCAACGGCTGTGCCTTGGCCTTGATCACCGGCACGCCCACGATACCATGCGCCGTCGCTTCGGCCATTGCAGGGGTTGGATCAATCTCTGTGCGGATCGGCATGAAACCCGACAACGGCACCCCGCGATACCCTGCCAGAACCTCGCTTAGGTAACCCGCCTGCGCTGCATTTGCGCGTTCAAACAAGGGCTTGCGCCGCGCAAAGGCAGCCTTGCGCGCCGCCGCTTTGATTTCCGCCAGATCGTTCATAACAACACCGCCGCCGCCAGACCGAGAAACGCAAAGAAGCCCACAACATCCGTCACGGTCGTGACAAACGCCCCCGAGGCCAGCGCAGGGTCAACCCCCACCCGTTCCAGTAAGATCGGGATGCCGGTCCCCGCTAGCCCTGCGACCACCATGTTGATCACCATAGCAGCCGCGATTACAAGGCCCAGCGCCGGCGAGCCGAACCAGATCACTCCGACAATTCCCATCGTCACCGCGAATATCGCCCCGTTGATCAACCCGACCAGACATTCGCGCCGGATCACCCGCCAGACGTTCGATCCAGTAAGGTCTTTGGTCGCAATCGCCCGCACCGCCACCGTCAAACTTTGGGTGCCCGCATTGCCGCCCATCGACGCCACAATCGGCATCAGCACAGCAAGTGCCACAATCTGCGCAATGGCCACCTCGAACTGCGAAATCACCATCGACGCGGCAATCGCAGTGACCAGATTGACCGCCAACCATGGCAAGCGCTGCTTGGTGGTTTCAATCACCCGATCCGACAGGGAGCTTTCGCCGACCCCCGCCAGACGCAGGATGTCTTCCTCGTGTTCCTCGTCCAGAACCGCCATCGCGTCATCAATCGTGATCATACCAATCAAACGCCCTTCGTCATCGACAACGGGTGCCGAAATCAGGTGGTATTGGTTGAACGCATAGGCCACGTCGCCTTCGTCCTGCATGGCGGGAATAATCTGGAATGTTTCTTCCAACAGATCACGCAGCGCCGTTGTGCGTTTCGAACGCATCAACTTGCCCAATGTCACCTGCCCGACCGGATGCAGGCGCGGATCGACCATGACGATGTGGTAAAACTGGTCCGGCAATTCCTGCTCCGGCGTGGCCCGCAGGTTGTCGATGGCCTGTCCCACGGTCCAATGCTGTGGGGCCATGACAACTTCGCGCTGCATCAGGCGACCGGCGGAGTAGTCCGGCCATGACAGCGCCTTTTCCACCGCTTCGCGATCGGCGGTTTCCAGCACCTCCAGAATCGCTTCCTGCTGCGCATCCTCAAGGTCTTCGACCAGATCAACAACATCGTCGCTGTCCAGCTCGCGCACAGCTTGCGACAACACCTGCGGGGACAGAATCGAAATCACATCTTCGCGGATGGAGTCATCCAGCTCCGACAGGATCTCACCGTCGAATTCCATGTCGTAAAGCCGGATCAAGCGCACCCGGTCAAAGACGTTGATCTGTTCCAAAAGGTCAGCAATATCAGCCGGATGCATCGGCTCCATCAGCTCGATCAGCCGGTCGCGGTCGTCGATTTCGACGGCATAAAGGACCGAGGCGACGGTTTTTGGCCCCAGCTGGTAATTCTGCGCCTCGTCGTCATCGTTGGCGTTTGCGTTTTCTTCTACTTGGTCCTGCATCGCATCAGCCTCCGGATGTTATCGCGACCATAGGCAAGCCTTTGTACGAGGACAATGGTGCATGGCTTGTCGGCTTGGCCTGGCCCACGTATGAACAGGCAATGACACAGAAAAACCTATTGACCGGCCCCGCCCTGCGCTTTGAAGGCAACCCGATGATGCAGGGCTGGCAAGATGCTGTGCGCATCGACAGCGAGGGTGCGGTGTTGCTGGCCGATGGCGTGATTGCAGCGGTTGGTAGGGCCGACCAGCTGCGCAAGGCGCATCCGCAGGCGGTCGAAACGCTTTATGGCGACGACCACCTGATCTGCCCCGGATTTGTCGATGCCCATGTGCATTACCCCCAGACCGGCATCATCGCGTCATGGGGCAAGCGGCTGATTGACTGGCTCAACGATTATACCTTCCCCGAGGAGATGCGCCTGTCCGACACGGACTATGCGCAAGAGGTCGCCACCCGCTATCTGGATCTGACCCGCGCCCATGGCACGACAACCGTGGCCAGCTATTGCACGATCCATCCGCATTCGGTTGATGCGCTGTTTTCGGCAGCAGCGACCCGCAACCAGCGCATTGTCGCCGGCAAAACCTGTATGGACCGCAATGCGCCCGAGGGGCTGCGCGACACGGCGCAATCAGCCTATGACGACAGCAAAGCCCTGATCGAACGCTGGCATGGCACGGGCCGCGCCACCTATGCGATCACACCGCGGTTTTCACCAACGTCCACGCCCGACCAACTGGCGGCACTCGGTGCCTTATGGGGTGAACATCCCGATTGCCTGATGCAAACCCACCTCAGCGAACAAACCGACGAAGTGGCATGGGTGCGCGATCTGTTTCCGCAGGCCCGCGATTATCTCGATACCTATGAGGCCCACGGACTGCTTGGTGCGCGTGCTGTTTTTGGCCATGCCATTTATCTGGAGCCGCGCGAGATCGACCGGATCGCAGAAACCGGCGCGGCACTGGTGCATTGCCCGACGTCCAATACCTTTATCGGGTCGGGCCTGTTCGACATGGCCGCCCTTGCGACCCGCAATATCCCCATTGGGCTGGCAACCGACACCGGCGGCGGATCATCATTTTCAATGCTGCGCACGATGGCAGCGGCTTATGAGATCGGCCAGCTGCGCGGCACGCCCCTGCACGCCGCGCAACTGATCTGGCTGGCCACGGCAGGTTCCGCAAACAGCCTGCATCTCGGGGAAAAAATCGGTTCGCTTTCAACGGGGTACGAGGCGGACGTGACCGTTATTGACCTGTCCTCCACCCCCGCCATTGCGCAACGCCAAGCGCAAGCCAAGGACGCTTGGGAAAGCTTGTTCGCAACCATCATGATGGGCGATGACCGCGCAATCGCCGACGTCTGGATCGCCGGCGCGCGACAGCCCTAAGCGCCGTCCATCAACCCCTGCGCCAGCGTATTCTGCCGAGCAATCACCGCGCTCAGATCCAGCGTCGTGATCTGCCCGTCACGCACAATCTGGCGGCCCTCGACAATCAGATCGCGCACCGTGCTTGGCCCCGCCAGCAACAGGGCCGCCGGATCCCAGGATCCTGCCGTCTCTATCCCGCTGACGTCCCAGATCGCGATATCGGCGCGTTTACCAACCGCCAGCCGCCCGCAATCGGGACGGCCCAGCATGTCGGCCCCGCCGCGCGTGGCAATCTCAAGCGCCTCGCGTGCGCTCATCGCATCCGCGCCGTTTGCAACCCGTTGCAGCAACATCGCCATCCGCGCTTCCGCCACCAGATTGCCCGCATCATTGCTGGCAGAACCATCCACGCCCAAGCCCACCGGCACGCCCGCGTCGCGCAAGGCGCGCACCGGTGCAATACCGGATCCAAGGCGGCAATTCGAACAGGGGCAATGGGCGACACCGGTGCCGGTCTGTGCAAACAGCGCGATTTCGGCTGCGTCCAGCTTGACGCAGTGCGCATGCCAGACGTCACGCCCGACCCAGCCAAGGCTTTCGGCGTATTGCCCCGGACGACAGCCGAATCTCTCAAGCGAATAAGCGATATCTTCGTCGTTTTCCGCCAGATGGGTGTGCATCATCACCCCTTTGTCGCGCGCCAGTATCGCCGTTTCGCGCATCAGATCACGGGTGACTGAAAACGGAGAACAGGGTGCCAATCCGACACGGCACATTGAGCCTTCCGCCGGATCGTGAAAGGCATCAACCAGCCGGATACAATCCTCCAGGATCGACGCCTCGGTTTCGACCAATGCGTCCGGCGGCAGGCCGCCTGCGCTTTCACCGATGCTCATCGACCCGCGTGTAGGATGAAACCGCAGACCCAGCTCCGCGGCCGCATGAATTGTATCTTCCAACCGCGTCCCGTTGGGATAAAGGTACAGATGATCCGTGCTTAACGTGCACCCCGACAGCGCCAGCTCCGCCAGGCCGACCTGCGCCGAAACGTGAAAATGTTCCGGCGTCATGCGCGCCCAGATCGGGTAAAGCGTCTTGAGCCAGCCAAACAGCAACGCATCCTGCCCGGCCGGCACGGCGCGCGTCATGCTTTGATAAAGGTGATGATGGGTATTCACCAATCCCGGCGTGACCACACAGCCCGACGCGTCGATGCATGCGCCGTCACTGTGCAAGCCTTCGCCGCTTTCACAAATGATACCGTTTTTCAGGCGCAGATCGGCCGCCCTCAATTCGCGGCGGCTGTCGTCCATTGTGACAATAACATCAGCATTGCGGATCAGAATTTCTGACATAAGGGCCCCTCTTTCGCGATGGCCCATCTCATTTTTTCTGAACTGCGTTGACGGAAAACGGGAAAGAGCCTACGCGCCTACACCTTTAACGCAAATTTTACTTTATGGTCAATATTTTTGTAGGATTTCCAGCGCCTGCGCGTGGATTTCACGGTTTGCAGCGGCCAGGGCCCGTCCGCCCTCATGCGCAGGGCCGCCCTTCCAATCCGTGACAATACCGCCCGCGGCTTGGATCACCGCAATGGGGGCCTGTATGTCATAGGATTGAAGACCCGCTTCAACCACCAGATCAACCTGCCCCGCCGCCAATAGGGCATAGCCGTAACAATCCATCCCGTAACGCGCCAACTGCGCTTTGGACGCGACGGCCTGAAACCCGCTCTGGTCGGCTGCGCTGCCAACTTCGGGAAAAGTAGTCAGGATAATCGCCGCGCCTAAGTCACGCGGTGCGATTGTGTTCAGTTCACGCGGCCCCAAGGGTCCCGTCATCCGCGCCCCGTCGGGTGCGCCCTCGAACCGTTCACCGATATAGGGCTGGTCGATGATCCCGTAAAACGGACCATCCGCATCCGACAGCGCGATCAACACCCCCCATGTCGGGGTGCCGCTGACAAAACCGCGCG is part of the Sulfitobacter geojensis genome and harbors:
- a CDS encoding 5-formyltetrahydrofolate cyclo-ligase, which translates into the protein MNDLAEIKAAARKAAFARRKPLFERANAAQAGYLSEVLAGYRGVPLSGFMPIRTEIDPTPAMAEATAHGIVGVPVIKAKAQPLRFAEWTPDTVMINGVFGAQIPETQTFFEPEILIVPLLAFNRNGGRLGYGGGFYDRTLEMLRAKRPTLAIGFAFEGQEVDDLPLEATDQPLDLIVTEAGVIEIAP
- the mgtE gene encoding magnesium transporter → MQDQVEENANANDDDEAQNYQLGPKTVASVLYAVEIDDRDRLIELMEPMHPADIADLLEQINVFDRVRLIRLYDMEFDGEILSELDDSIREDVISILSPQVLSQAVRELDSDDVVDLVEDLEDAQQEAILEVLETADREAVEKALSWPDYSAGRLMQREVVMAPQHWTVGQAIDNLRATPEQELPDQFYHIVMVDPRLHPVGQVTLGKLMRSKRTTALRDLLEETFQIIPAMQDEGDVAYAFNQYHLISAPVVDDEGRLIGMITIDDAMAVLDEEHEEDILRLAGVGESSLSDRVIETTKQRLPWLAVNLVTAIAASMVISQFEVAIAQIVALAVLMPIVASMGGNAGTQSLTVAVRAIATKDLTGSNVWRVIRRECLVGLINGAIFAVTMGIVGVIWFGSPALGLVIAAAMVINMVVAGLAGTGIPILLERVGVDPALASGAFVTTVTDVVGFFAFLGLAAAVLL
- the guaD gene encoding guanine deaminase; its protein translation is MTQKNLLTGPALRFEGNPMMQGWQDAVRIDSEGAVLLADGVIAAVGRADQLRKAHPQAVETLYGDDHLICPGFVDAHVHYPQTGIIASWGKRLIDWLNDYTFPEEMRLSDTDYAQEVATRYLDLTRAHGTTTVASYCTIHPHSVDALFSAAATRNQRIVAGKTCMDRNAPEGLRDTAQSAYDDSKALIERWHGTGRATYAITPRFSPTSTPDQLAALGALWGEHPDCLMQTHLSEQTDEVAWVRDLFPQARDYLDTYEAHGLLGARAVFGHAIYLEPREIDRIAETGAALVHCPTSNTFIGSGLFDMAALATRNIPIGLATDTGGGSSFSMLRTMAAAYEIGQLRGTPLHAAQLIWLATAGSANSLHLGEKIGSLSTGYEADVTVIDLSSTPAIAQRQAQAKDAWESLFATIMMGDDRAIADVWIAGARQP
- a CDS encoding 8-oxoguanine deaminase, with the translated sequence MSEILIRNADVIVTMDDSRRELRAADLRLKNGIICESGEGLHSDGACIDASGCVVTPGLVNTHHHLYQSMTRAVPAGQDALLFGWLKTLYPIWARMTPEHFHVSAQVGLAELALSGCTLSTDHLYLYPNGTRLEDTIHAAAELGLRFHPTRGSMSIGESAGGLPPDALVETEASILEDCIRLVDAFHDPAEGSMCRVGLAPCSPFSVTRDLMRETAILARDKGVMMHTHLAENDEDIAYSLERFGCRPGQYAESLGWVGRDVWHAHCVKLDAAEIALFAQTGTGVAHCPCSNCRLGSGIAPVRALRDAGVPVGLGVDGSASNDAGNLVAEARMAMLLQRVANGADAMSAREALEIATRGGADMLGRPDCGRLAVGKRADIAIWDVSGIETAGSWDPAALLLAGPSTVRDLIVEGRQIVRDGQITTLDLSAVIARQNTLAQGLMDGA
- the hisN gene encoding histidinol-phosphatase — protein: MSHPSFDADVRRVAHLMADAARSVILPFFRGNALDTQSKLAGGYDPVTVADRAAEEAMRKVLAEHRPDDAVLGEEFGHKAGTSGLTWVLDPIDGTRGFVSGTPTWGVLIALSDADGPFYGIIDQPYIGERFEGAPDGARMTGPLGPRELNTIAPRDLGAAIILTTFPEVGSAADQSGFQAVASKAQLARYGMDCYGYALLAAGQVDLVVEAGLQSYDIQAPIAVIQAAGGIVTDWKGGPAHEGGRALAAANREIHAQALEILQKY